A stretch of Schaalia odontolytica DNA encodes these proteins:
- a CDS encoding carbohydrate ABC transporter permease encodes MSSSKSQSRRPWWSTMGIYAGLSLAAFIMVVPLLFSFVTAFKSPQDFASHSPFALPSPPSLASFQAILTGRVNFGDAIITTLLMVVVMVVGQLVSSVLAAYAFARIEFPGREVIFWLFLGTMMIPASVLVIPLYLMMAKMGLNNTFWGIVLPFVFASPYAVFLLRQSFRQIPQEIIDAATMDGAGQMRILFSIVVPVSKPIISTLVLITVVSQWNSFMWPRIIAATRPRVLTVATAALQSQYNANWTYVMAATTIALVPLIALFIVFQRHIVESIALTGIK; translated from the coding sequence ATGAGCTCGTCTAAGTCGCAGTCGCGCCGGCCCTGGTGGTCGACCATGGGGATCTACGCGGGGCTCTCGCTGGCCGCGTTCATCATGGTCGTCCCGCTCCTCTTCAGCTTTGTCACGGCCTTTAAGTCGCCGCAGGACTTCGCATCACACTCGCCCTTCGCGCTGCCTTCCCCGCCCTCCCTGGCCTCGTTCCAGGCGATCCTCACGGGACGGGTCAACTTCGGCGACGCGATCATCACGACGCTTCTCATGGTCGTGGTGATGGTCGTCGGGCAGCTGGTGTCCTCCGTGCTGGCCGCATACGCGTTCGCCCGCATCGAGTTCCCGGGGCGCGAGGTCATCTTCTGGCTCTTCCTGGGCACCATGATGATTCCGGCGTCGGTCCTCGTCATCCCGCTGTACCTCATGATGGCCAAGATGGGGCTCAACAACACCTTCTGGGGCATCGTCCTGCCCTTCGTGTTCGCCTCGCCCTACGCGGTGTTCCTGCTGCGTCAGTCGTTCCGCCAGATCCCCCAGGAAATCATCGACGCGGCGACCATGGACGGCGCCGGGCAGATGCGTATCCTCTTCTCCATCGTCGTTCCCGTGTCGAAGCCGATCATTTCGACGCTCGTGCTCATCACGGTTGTGAGCCAGTGGAACTCATTCATGTGGCCGCGGATCATCGCCGCGACCAGGCCACGCGTCCTCACGGTTGCGACGGCCGCCCTGCAGAGCCAGTACAACGCGAATTGGACGTACGTCATGGCGGCGACGACCATCGCGCTCGTACCGCTGATCGCTCTGTTCATTGTCTTTCAACGACACATCGTTGAATCGATTGCCCTGACGGGCATCAAGTAA
- a CDS encoding carbohydrate ABC transporter permease: MTKRASRTRHALVGYAFLSPALIGVLIFMVVPIGVIMWVSLYRWDLIGDTRYVGLANVTNVLSDPAFLSSLRTTILFVLLVVPIQIILGLLLANLLTKGVRGTVVYRTLIVIPWIAPPLALGVVWSWIFAPTGGLLSALAGTRLEILVSPTWALPAAAFVVVWSNVGYTALFFIAGLLAIPRELTEAATVDGASSSQVFWHIKMPLLRPTFFFVSVTSVISVFNVFDQIYALTKGGPSGSTEVLAYLIYKEAFETGNVGRAAVMACVMMLLLMGLTLAQNLYFRKRTTYELV; encoded by the coding sequence ATGACCAAGCGAGCGTCTCGGACGCGCCACGCGCTCGTCGGATACGCGTTCCTGTCGCCTGCCCTCATCGGCGTCCTCATCTTCATGGTTGTCCCCATCGGCGTCATCATGTGGGTGAGCCTGTACCGGTGGGATCTGATCGGGGACACGCGATACGTGGGCCTGGCCAACGTCACGAACGTGCTGAGCGACCCGGCCTTCCTGTCGTCCCTGCGTACGACGATTCTCTTCGTCCTCCTCGTGGTCCCCATCCAGATCATCCTGGGCCTACTCCTCGCGAACCTGCTGACGAAAGGCGTGCGAGGAACCGTCGTCTATCGCACGCTCATCGTCATCCCGTGGATCGCGCCTCCGCTGGCCCTCGGCGTCGTATGGTCGTGGATCTTTGCCCCCACCGGTGGCCTCCTCTCGGCGCTTGCGGGCACTCGACTAGAAATTCTCGTGTCGCCCACCTGGGCGCTGCCCGCGGCGGCTTTCGTCGTCGTCTGGTCGAACGTGGGGTACACGGCTCTCTTCTTCATCGCGGGATTGCTCGCGATCCCGCGTGAGCTCACCGAGGCCGCGACCGTGGACGGGGCATCCTCCTCGCAGGTGTTCTGGCACATCAAGATGCCCCTCCTGCGCCCGACCTTCTTCTTCGTCTCGGTCACCTCCGTGATCTCGGTCTTCAACGTTTTCGACCAGATCTACGCCCTCACCAAGGGAGGCCCATCCGGCTCCACCGAGGTCCTCGCCTACCTGATCTACAAGGAGGCCTTCGAGACCGGAAACGTCGGCCGCGCCGCAGTCATGGCGTGCGTGATGATGCTGCTCCTCATGGGATTGACGCTGGCCCAGAACCTGTACTTCCGGAAGAGGACCACGTATGAGCTCGTCTAA
- the panD gene encoding aspartate 1-decarboxylase — protein sequence MMEMTREMAIGKIHRAVVTGADLHYVGSITVDEDLLDAANIVPGQKVDIVDVNNGERLSTYTIAGERGSGTIQLNGAAAHKVTVGDLVIIMAYAQVPESLVRTIKPSVVFVDEANRIVSAGDHAGTVPEDSPRARELGLKSSGV from the coding sequence ATGATGGAAATGACCCGCGAGATGGCCATCGGCAAGATCCATCGCGCCGTCGTCACCGGCGCCGACCTGCACTACGTCGGCTCGATCACGGTGGACGAGGACCTGCTGGACGCCGCGAACATCGTGCCCGGGCAGAAGGTCGACATCGTCGACGTCAACAACGGCGAGCGCCTCTCGACCTATACGATCGCGGGCGAGCGAGGCAGCGGCACGATTCAGCTCAACGGGGCGGCTGCCCACAAGGTGACCGTCGGCGACCTCGTCATCATCATGGCCTACGCTCAGGTGCCCGAATCTCTCGTGCGTACGATTAAGCCCTCCGTCGTCTTCGTCGACGAGGCCAACAGGATCGTCAGCGCCGGCGACCACGCGGGAACCGTCCCCGAGGACTCGCCCCGTGCCCGCGAGCTGGGGCTGAAAAGCTCCGGCGTCTGA
- the panC gene encoding pantoate--beta-alanine ligase, whose protein sequence is MTHRPVLTHTRAELADALSRLPGTKALVMTMGALHSGHLQLVREARELADHVIVTIFVNPTQFAPGEDFDAYPRTLDADMDALETVGADLVWAPAPQDVYPTPATVTIDPGPIARVLEGKTRPTHFAGVALVCTKVVNLVRPDVALYGQKDAQQLAVLRTVFSQLDIPVRVHPVPIVRAEDGVALSSRNQYLSDDERIRARALSRALRRGAEAAEAGAQPAEIIAQCRSVIDAEGSIDLDYIALVDAGTFEILAGTESVPVGEGTAAPTILSDGSREGRILIAAKVGTTRLIDNMEVPLRDASDPAGRLAERAGDLA, encoded by the coding sequence ACTCACCGTCCCGTCCTGACCCACACGCGTGCCGAGTTGGCCGACGCCCTGTCGCGCCTGCCCGGCACGAAGGCCCTCGTGATGACCATGGGTGCCCTCCACTCCGGGCACCTGCAGCTCGTGCGCGAAGCCCGCGAACTGGCCGATCACGTGATCGTCACGATCTTCGTCAACCCGACGCAATTCGCGCCCGGCGAGGACTTCGACGCCTACCCGCGTACCCTGGACGCGGACATGGACGCGCTCGAGACGGTGGGTGCGGACCTTGTGTGGGCGCCCGCGCCCCAGGACGTGTACCCCACGCCCGCGACCGTGACGATCGACCCGGGCCCCATCGCGCGCGTCCTTGAGGGCAAGACGCGCCCCACGCACTTCGCGGGCGTCGCGCTCGTGTGCACCAAGGTCGTCAACCTTGTGCGCCCCGACGTGGCCCTTTACGGTCAGAAGGACGCCCAGCAGCTGGCCGTCCTGCGCACCGTTTTCTCCCAGCTGGACATCCCCGTGCGCGTTCACCCCGTGCCGATCGTGCGCGCCGAGGACGGGGTCGCCCTGTCCAGCCGCAACCAGTACCTGAGCGACGATGAGCGTATCCGCGCCCGTGCCCTCTCGCGTGCGCTGCGTCGAGGCGCCGAGGCCGCCGAGGCCGGGGCACAGCCCGCGGAGATCATCGCGCAGTGCCGCTCGGTTATCGACGCCGAGGGCAGTATCGACCTGGACTACATCGCGCTCGTGGACGCGGGAACTTTCGAAATCCTCGCTGGCACCGAGTCCGTGCCCGTCGGCGAGGGCACTGCCGCGCCCACGATCCTGTCCGACGGCTCGCGTGAGGGACGCATCCTCATCGCCGCCAAGGTGGGCACGACGCGCCTCATCGACAACATGGAGGTGCCGCTGCGCGACGCTTCCGATCCTGCCGGCCGTCTCGCCGAACGCGCGGGGGACCTCGCATGA